The following coding sequences are from one Betaproteobacteria bacterium window:
- a CDS encoding 2,3-bisphosphoglycerate-independent phosphoglycerate mutase, translating to MLHKLPTFAGVPGPVVIIVLDGYGISRNDVGSAIAAAKKPTLDALFAKHPHIRLKAHGTAVGMPSDDDMGNSEVGHNAIGAGQVYAQGAALVSDAIASGAIWQGEAWQQIVAGAKAGANGKAGTIHFIGLFSDGNVHSHIDHLKAMVVQAKAEGLKTVRIHALLDGRDVPETSALEYVVPFEAFLADISSDGFDARIASGGGRQNITMDRYDANWPMVAKGWKTHVLGEGPQFANASEAVNALRGQNPGTIDQDLPPFVIAAGGQPVGTIEDGDAVVFYNFRGDRAIEITRAFEEAAFAKFDRVRAPRVTYAGMLQYDGDLKLPKRFLVAPPAIKNTMGEWFSKGGIAQFACSETQKFGHVTYFWNGNRSGKFAGETYQEVPSDVVPFEQRPWMKAAEIADAMIAALQSGQYKTLRCNFANGDMVGHTGNFEAARMAIEAVDLSLARLLQAVDAAGGVALITADHGNADEMFELDKKTGQPATNKDGSFKAKTAHTLNPVPLLLVDNVTGGKLGLKQTKDAGLSNIAATVANLLGLEKHAAWDESLLNLR from the coding sequence ATGCTGCATAAACTCCCCACCTTTGCCGGCGTGCCCGGTCCCGTCGTCATCATCGTCCTGGACGGCTACGGCATTTCCAGGAACGACGTGGGCAGCGCCATCGCCGCCGCCAAAAAGCCGACCCTCGACGCCCTCTTCGCCAAGCACCCCCACATCCGCCTGAAGGCCCACGGTACGGCGGTGGGCATGCCCTCAGACGACGACATGGGCAATTCCGAAGTCGGCCACAACGCCATCGGCGCCGGCCAGGTCTATGCCCAGGGCGCGGCGCTGGTGTCGGATGCCATCGCCTCCGGGGCCATCTGGCAGGGCGAGGCCTGGCAGCAGATCGTTGCCGGCGCCAAGGCCGGAGCAAACGGAAAAGCGGGCACGATCCACTTCATCGGCCTCTTCTCCGACGGCAACGTCCATAGCCACATCGACCACCTCAAGGCCATGGTCGTCCAGGCCAAGGCGGAGGGCCTCAAGACCGTGCGCATCCACGCCCTGCTCGACGGCCGCGACGTGCCGGAAACCAGCGCCCTGGAGTACGTGGTGCCCTTCGAGGCCTTCCTCGCAGACATTTCCAGCGACGGTTTCGACGCCCGCATCGCCTCCGGCGGCGGTCGCCAGAACATCACCATGGACCGCTACGACGCCAACTGGCCCATGGTGGCCAAGGGCTGGAAGACCCACGTGCTGGGCGAAGGGCCGCAGTTCGCCAATGCCAGCGAGGCGGTCAACGCCCTGCGCGGGCAGAATCCCGGCACCATCGACCAGGATCTGCCGCCCTTCGTCATCGCCGCGGGTGGTCAGCCGGTGGGTACCATCGAAGACGGCGATGCGGTGGTCTTCTACAACTTCCGCGGCGACCGCGCCATCGAAATCACCCGTGCCTTCGAGGAAGCGGCCTTCGCCAAGTTCGACCGGGTCCGCGCTCCCAGGGTGACCTACGCCGGCATGCTCCAGTACGACGGCGATCTCAAGCTGCCCAAGCGCTTCCTGGTCGCCCCGCCGGCCATCAAGAACACCATGGGCGAATGGTTCAGCAAGGGCGGCATCGCCCAGTTCGCCTGCTCCGAGACCCAGAAATTCGGCCACGTCACCTACTTCTGGAACGGTAACCGCTCCGGCAAGTTCGCCGGCGAGACCTACCAGGAAGTGCCCAGCGACGTCGTGCCCTTCGAGCAGCGCCCCTGGATGAAGGCCGCCGAGATCGCCGACGCCATGATCGCCGCCCTGCAGAGCGGCCAGTACAAGACCCTGCGTTGCAATTTCGCCAACGGCGACATGGTGGGCCACACCGGCAATTTCGAAGCCGCCCGCATGGCCATCGAAGCGGTGGACCTGTCCCTCGCCCGCCTGCTCCAGGCGGTGGACGCTGCCGGTGGCGTGGCGCTGATCACCGCCGACCACGGCAACGCCGACGAAATGTTCGAACTGGACAAGAAAACCGGCCAGCCCGCCACCAACAAAGATGGCTCCTTCAAGGCCAAGACCGCCCACACCCTGAACCCCGTGCCCCTGCTGCTGGTGGATAACGTCACGGGCGGCAAACTGGGCCTCAAACAGACCAAGGACGCCGGCCTCTCCAATATCGCGGCCACGGTGGCGAACCTCCTGGGCCTGGAAAAACACGCCGCCTGGGACGAGAGTCTGCTGAACCTCCGCTGA
- a CDS encoding GGDEF domain-containing protein, which produces MSALFGPLSFRPRLVLAFTLAAMLLTAGVVGYEAHDRLQRALRHGEERVRLNNRIFGAFMQSAFDKYFLVALHLADELKSGSPASDEELRRLAGLDCAIMDILLLDGAGVIRHWSGRGKPPSVTDREYYAAVTSPGAPTRHISHPAKSRVHDGRWFIGLSQAVRDEGGKLLGVAVVLIDLGALAEDIRGILRSETQAAALILLDGTTLVRVPGEGNFGEIIPIIAQQKGNIPAEANARAPSPLDGTPRFIHLRRLERYPVIASSSMAETEILADWEASLFGSVAMGLVVATLLGLGGLVIWRLASSSQKQMGRLRELSRELRTLATTDPLTRIANRRHFDELAKVEIERARRHGGALSLAVIDIDHFKRINDAHGHPVGDVALTGLVGLIAASLRDTDLLARLGGEEFALILPHTALAGAEEFSERIRHLVETTPLAVPGADALRITVSIGVAQWHPEEADFDAVMRRADQALYEAKSAGRNRVEVRNTGPA; this is translated from the coding sequence TTGAGCGCCCTTTTCGGCCCCCTTTCCTTCCGCCCACGCCTCGTCCTGGCCTTTACTCTCGCGGCCATGCTGCTCACGGCCGGGGTGGTCGGCTACGAAGCCCATGATCGCCTGCAACGTGCGCTGCGCCACGGGGAAGAGCGGGTACGCCTCAATAACCGGATTTTCGGCGCCTTCATGCAAAGCGCCTTCGACAAGTACTTTCTCGTCGCTCTGCACCTGGCCGACGAGCTGAAATCGGGCAGCCCGGCGAGTGACGAAGAATTGCGCCGCCTGGCGGGTCTGGACTGCGCCATCATGGACATCCTGCTGCTCGACGGCGCCGGAGTGATCCGCCACTGGTCGGGCCGGGGCAAGCCCCCCTCCGTCACTGATCGCGAGTACTACGCCGCCGTGACGAGCCCCGGTGCGCCGACCCGGCACATCAGCCATCCCGCCAAGTCCCGCGTCCATGACGGCCGCTGGTTCATCGGCCTCAGTCAGGCCGTGCGGGACGAAGGGGGCAAGTTGCTGGGTGTGGCGGTGGTACTCATCGACCTGGGCGCCCTGGCCGAGGACATCCGAGGCATTCTGCGCAGCGAGACCCAGGCGGCCGCCCTGATTCTCCTCGATGGCACCACCCTGGTCCGCGTACCGGGCGAAGGCAATTTCGGCGAGATCATCCCCATCATCGCCCAGCAAAAGGGCAATATTCCCGCAGAAGCCAACGCCCGGGCCCCTTCCCCCCTCGACGGAACGCCGCGCTTCATCCACTTGCGGCGTCTGGAGCGCTATCCGGTCATCGCGTCCTCGTCCATGGCGGAAACCGAGATTCTTGCCGACTGGGAGGCGTCGCTCTTCGGGTCGGTGGCCATGGGCCTTGTCGTGGCGACGCTCCTGGGCCTTGGGGGCTTGGTCATCTGGCGCCTCGCCTCGTCCAGCCAGAAGCAGATGGGACGCCTGCGGGAACTGAGCCGGGAATTGCGCACCCTGGCCACCACCGACCCCCTGACCCGCATCGCCAACCGCCGCCATTTCGACGAACTGGCCAAGGTCGAAATCGAGCGCGCCCGACGCCACGGCGGCGCCCTATCCCTGGCCGTCATCGACATCGATCACTTCAAGCGCATCAACGACGCCCATGGCCATCCGGTCGGCGACGTCGCCCTGACCGGCCTGGTCGGCCTGATCGCCGCCTCCCTGCGCGATACCGATCTGCTCGCCCGCCTGGGGGGCGAGGAATTCGCCCTCATCCTGCCGCACACCGCCCTTGCCGGGGCCGAGGAATTCTCCGAGCGCATCCGGCATCTGGTGGAGACCACTCCTCTCGCCGTCCCCGGGGCCGACGCGCTGCGCATCACGGTCTCCATCGGCGTGGCACAGTGGCACCCGGAAGAAGCGGATTTCGACGCCGTGATGCGCCGCGCCGACCAGGCGCTCTACGAAGCCAAATCCGCCGGTCGCAACCGGGTCGAAGTCAGAAACACTGGTCCGGCATAG
- the rpsR gene encoding 30S ribosomal protein S18 → MARFFKKKDDDKKKKRGGGLFKRRKFCRFTAEKVVEIDYKDVDVLKEYIQENAKIMPARLTGTKAGYQRQLGTAIKRARFLALLPYTDNHL, encoded by the coding sequence ATGGCACGATTCTTCAAGAAGAAGGATGACGACAAGAAAAAGAAGCGCGGCGGCGGTCTCTTCAAGCGCCGCAAGTTCTGCCGCTTCACGGCGGAGAAAGTGGTCGAGATCGACTACAAGGATGTGGATGTGCTGAAGGAATACATCCAGGAAAACGCCAAGATCATGCCGGCTCGCCTGACCGGCACCAAGGCCGGCTATCAGCGCCAGTTGGGCACCGCCATCAAGCGCGCCCGCTTCCTGGCCCTGCTGCCCTACACCGACAACCACCTGTAA
- the rpsF gene encoding 30S ribosomal protein S6, with the protein MRHYEIVFIVHPDQSEQVPGMVERYRAIVTTRGGSIHRLEDWGRRQLAYPIQKIHKAHFVLMNIECDGETLGELEHSFKFNDAVLRHLTVKMKAAVTAPSPMMKEEKSKSLLGGGEAAPAEAAAA; encoded by the coding sequence ATGCGCCATTACGAAATCGTCTTTATCGTCCATCCGGACCAGAGCGAGCAAGTGCCCGGCATGGTCGAGCGCTACCGCGCCATCGTCACCACCCGCGGAGGATCGATTCACCGTCTGGAAGACTGGGGCCGCCGGCAGTTGGCCTACCCCATCCAGAAGATCCACAAGGCCCACTTTGTGCTCATGAACATCGAGTGCGACGGCGAGACCCTGGGCGAACTGGAGCACTCGTTCAAGTTCAACGACGCCGTGCTGCGCCACCTCACCGTCAAGATGAAGGCTGCTGTCACGGCGCCCTCTCCCATGATGAAGGAAGAGAAGTCCAAGTCCCTGCTGGGCGGCGGCGAAGCGGCTCCCGCCGAAGCGGCGGCGGCCTGA
- a CDS encoding calcium-binding protein — protein sequence MITLTQNTLGAGWEDFVDHIDAFSVSEATATTVTLTLVSTEDDTPNPNGGRLVLQGTFSGTPPVGVVTGLEAYLAGATTPAFTFSGLDLTYAAFVGFLGLGDLDDYLVGDDLGDDENEHPGGDDHGAHDELGDDHRGDNRRHGNGNDEFHGRGGNDDLSGGGGNDDLFGDDGNDRLRGDSGEDRLFGGRGRDRLSGGADDDLLSGGDDSDTLSGEDGDDILSGGSGDDALSGGKGDDLLNGGSGKDSVSGGNGTDMLLGGDGDDSLSGDRDDDVLFGDSGKDALSGGSGNDTLNGGTGDDTLKGGAGDDALNGGDDNDTLHGDSGNDTLAGGAGNDRLKGDGGNDSLEGGEGNDDLAGGGGDDTLAGGAGDDNLKGDGGNDTLTGDAGNDTLRGGGGSDSMSGGTDNDTLLGEGGNDVLLGGAGDDVLKGGGGDDVLRGGAGNDQLWGEGGNDDFILDSLDGVDQIFRFATGKDDLVLDASVFTGGAGTLNYTVDAPSGIGHLYYDGDGAGGADAVEIAAFMGGRFNLDNDVSFV from the coding sequence ATGATCACCCTTACTCAAAACACCCTCGGCGCCGGCTGGGAAGACTTCGTCGATCACATCGACGCCTTTTCGGTCAGCGAAGCCACGGCAACCACGGTCACCCTGACCCTGGTCAGCACCGAGGACGACACGCCCAACCCGAACGGTGGCCGTCTCGTCCTGCAGGGGACCTTCTCCGGCACTCCCCCGGTTGGTGTAGTCACCGGACTGGAGGCGTATCTCGCAGGCGCAACGACGCCCGCCTTCACTTTTTCGGGCCTCGATCTGACCTATGCAGCCTTCGTCGGCTTCCTTGGCCTCGGAGATCTCGACGACTACCTGGTGGGCGACGACTTGGGTGATGACGAAAACGAGCACCCCGGAGGTGACGACCATGGCGCCCACGACGAGTTGGGCGATGATCACCGCGGCGACAACCGTCGGCATGGTAACGGCAACGACGAATTCCACGGCCGGGGCGGCAACGATGACCTGTCCGGTGGCGGCGGCAACGATGATCTTTTCGGTGACGACGGCAATGATCGTCTGCGCGGTGATTCCGGCGAGGATCGGCTGTTTGGAGGTCGCGGGCGCGACCGCCTGTCCGGTGGAGCGGACGACGACCTGCTTTCCGGCGGCGACGACAGTGACACCCTTTCCGGCGAAGACGGAGACGATATCCTGTCCGGTGGAAGCGGTGACGACGCCCTCAGTGGGGGCAAGGGCGACGATCTTCTCAACGGCGGGTCTGGCAAGGATTCTGTCTCTGGCGGCAACGGAACTGACATGCTGCTCGGTGGAGACGGCGACGATTCCCTGAGCGGAGACCGTGATGACGACGTGCTGTTCGGTGACTCCGGCAAGGATGCTCTAAGCGGCGGTTCTGGAAACGACACGCTGAATGGCGGGACCGGTGACGACACGCTCAAGGGCGGCGCCGGGGATGATGCCCTGAATGGGGGCGACGACAATGACACCCTCCATGGCGACAGCGGCAACGATACCCTGGCGGGCGGCGCCGGTAATGATCGCCTCAAGGGCGACGGGGGCAATGACAGTCTCGAGGGCGGCGAAGGCAACGACGACCTTGCCGGCGGCGGCGGAGACGATACCCTGGCGGGCGGCGCCGGCGACGACAACCTCAAGGGAGACGGGGGCAACGACACCCTCACGGGCGATGCGGGCAATGACACCCTGCGTGGCGGCGGTGGGAGTGACAGCATGAGCGGTGGTACAGACAACGACACGCTTCTCGGCGAAGGCGGCAACGACGTGTTGCTTGGCGGGGCGGGCGACGACGTCCTCAAGGGTGGAGGCGGCGATGACGTGCTCCGGGGCGGCGCCGGCAATGATCAGCTTTGGGGAGAAGGTGGCAACGACGACTTCATCCTCGATAGCCTGGACGGTGTCGATCAGATCTTTCGATTTGCCACGGGCAAGGACGATCTGGTTCTGGATGCCTCGGTTTTCACCGGCGGAGCCGGCACGCTGAACTACACCGTCGATGCGCCGAGCGGGATCGGCCACCTGTACTACGACGGCGACGGAGCAGGCGGTGCGGATGCTGTCGAAATTGCCGCTTTCATGGGTGGGCGTTTCAACCTCGACAACGACGTTTCCTTCGTTTGA
- a CDS encoding YXWGXW repeat-containing protein, which produces MSRSWPAWPRSRTFIPGGPRVLALHAVGAFSGAAGFRKRLFPLSCGRLGAALFGHVVLERKAMTPWFRIAPLALVALLTGCVVAPPPRPYYDQPIVVAPPAPRVEYAGPPPAFGHIWIGGYWAWTGHRHDWVPGHWEAHRPGYHWAPHRWERHGDRWHEQRGRWERHHGGRR; this is translated from the coding sequence ATGTCTCGCTCATGGCCCGCATGGCCCCGATCCCGAACGTTCATTCCGGGAGGGCCACGCGTCCTTGCGTTGCACGCGGTGGGGGCCTTTTCCGGCGCGGCCGGTTTTCGTAAGAGACTGTTTCCACTGTCCTGCGGGAGACTTGGGGCTGCGTTATTCGGTCATGTCGTCCTCGAAAGAAAAGCCATGACCCCCTGGTTCCGAATTGCTCCCCTGGCCCTTGTGGCTCTCCTGACGGGCTGTGTCGTCGCGCCACCGCCGCGGCCCTATTACGATCAGCCCATCGTCGTCGCGCCGCCTGCACCCCGGGTTGAGTACGCGGGACCGCCTCCCGCGTTTGGACATATCTGGATCGGAGGCTATTGGGCCTGGACCGGCCATCGCCATGACTGGGTTCCCGGCCATTGGGAGGCGCATCGGCCGGGATACCACTGGGCGCCCCACCGCTGGGAACGCCACGGCGATCGCTGGCATGAACAGCGGGGGCGCTGGGAACGCCACCATGGGGGGCGGCGCTGA
- the dnaB gene encoding replicative DNA helicase, with translation MLGPRWYTPAMNSRSPASNPADSAVAQLRVPPHSIEAEQSVLGGLLLDNQAWDRMGDLVADTDFYRDEHRRIFRQIRLLLENGKPADVVTVAEALDGLGEGERTGGLAYLGELAANTPSAANIRRYAEIVRERAVLRQLAATADEIAAHALNPLGRDAESILDEAEARIFAIAEAGAGHSDGFVHINPLLTQVVERIQELHDRENPSDITGVPTGFADLDQKTSGFQPGDLIIVAGRPSMGKTAFALNIAENVAVDSGLPVGVFSMEMGGTQLAMRMLASIGRLDSHRVRTGRLNDDEWARLSFALGKLHEAPIYIDETGGLTPGNLRARARRLARQYGGKLGLLVIDYIQLMSTNRQGENRATEVSEISRSIKSLAKELQVPIVALSQLSRKVEERNDKRPMMSDLRESGAIEQDADVILMMYREEYYKPETPDKGIAEVIIGKQRNGPTGTVRLAFLGEYTRFENLAQGGGGAY, from the coding sequence ATGTTGGGGCCGCGCTGGTACACTCCGGCCATGAATTCCCGCTCCCCTGCCTCGAATCCTGCCGACTCCGCCGTTGCCCAGTTGCGGGTGCCTCCCCACTCGATCGAGGCGGAGCAGTCCGTTCTCGGCGGTCTCCTGCTCGATAACCAGGCCTGGGATCGCATGGGCGATCTGGTCGCCGATACGGACTTCTACCGCGACGAGCACCGGCGCATCTTCCGCCAGATCCGGCTTCTGCTGGAAAACGGAAAGCCCGCCGACGTGGTCACGGTGGCCGAAGCCCTGGACGGCCTGGGGGAGGGGGAACGCACCGGGGGCCTCGCCTATCTGGGGGAACTCGCCGCCAATACGCCGTCGGCGGCGAATATCAGGCGCTATGCCGAAATCGTGCGCGAGCGGGCCGTCCTGCGGCAACTGGCAGCCACCGCCGATGAGATCGCCGCCCATGCCCTGAATCCCCTGGGGCGTGATGCGGAATCCATCCTGGACGAAGCCGAAGCCCGTATCTTTGCCATCGCCGAAGCGGGGGCAGGCCACAGCGACGGCTTCGTGCACATCAACCCCCTGCTCACCCAGGTGGTCGAGCGCATCCAGGAGTTGCACGACCGGGAAAACCCCTCCGACATCACCGGCGTTCCCACGGGTTTCGCCGATCTGGACCAGAAAACCTCAGGCTTCCAGCCTGGCGACCTCATCATCGTCGCCGGCCGGCCCTCGATGGGTAAAACGGCCTTTGCCCTCAATATCGCGGAAAACGTGGCGGTGGATTCCGGTTTGCCGGTGGGGGTGTTTTCGATGGAAATGGGGGGTACCCAGCTCGCCATGCGCATGCTGGCGTCCATCGGCCGTCTCGATTCGCACCGGGTGCGCACCGGGCGGCTCAACGACGATGAATGGGCGCGGCTCTCCTTCGCCCTGGGCAAGCTGCACGAGGCGCCCATCTACATCGACGAAACCGGGGGCCTCACTCCGGGCAACCTGCGCGCCCGGGCCCGGCGTCTGGCGCGCCAATACGGCGGCAAACTGGGTCTGCTGGTCATCGACTACATCCAGCTCATGAGCACCAATCGCCAGGGGGAAAACCGGGCCACCGAAGTGTCGGAAATCTCCCGCTCGATCAAGTCCCTGGCCAAGGAACTCCAGGTGCCCATCGTCGCCCTCTCGCAGCTTTCCCGTAAGGTCGAGGAGCGCAACGACAAGCGCCCCATGATGTCCGACCTGCGGGAGTCGGGCGCCATCGAGCAGGACGCCGACGTGATCCTGATGATGTACCGGGAGGAGTACTACAAGCCCGAAACCCCGGACAAGGGCATTGCCGAAGTCATCATCGGCAAGCAGCGTAACGGCCCCACGGGCACGGTGCGCCTCGCCTTCCTGGGCGAATACACGCGCTTCGAGAATCTCGCCCAGGGGGGCGGCGGGGCTTACTGA
- a CDS encoding carboxylesterase yields the protein MNILLPAIEIETAPKPEFAVIWLHGLGADGSDFAPAIPFLRLPADLAVRFIFPHAQEIRVTCNGGYIMPAWYDIIEANGIEREVDEVGIVSSRSDIRRLIDRENQRGIPCGNIVLAGFSQGGAMAYTVGLTHPQPLAGVVALSAYIPAPSLLTGAECEPSRATPLFAGHGAEDDIVPLALGAQARDVLHARGYDLSWHLYPMDHTVSEDELADVGAWLAERFRRTA from the coding sequence ATGAACATCCTCCTCCCAGCCATCGAGATCGAAACAGCACCCAAGCCGGAATTCGCCGTCATCTGGCTGCATGGTCTGGGCGCGGACGGCAGCGATTTCGCCCCGGCCATCCCCTTTCTTCGACTGCCGGCAGACCTGGCGGTGCGCTTCATCTTTCCCCATGCGCAGGAAATCCGCGTCACCTGCAACGGCGGCTACATCATGCCGGCCTGGTACGACATCATCGAAGCCAACGGCATTGAGCGCGAGGTGGACGAGGTCGGCATCGTCAGCTCCCGCAGCGACATCCGCCGCCTGATCGACCGTGAGAACCAGCGCGGTATTCCCTGTGGGAACATCGTACTGGCAGGATTTTCCCAGGGCGGCGCCATGGCCTATACGGTCGGCCTGACTCACCCGCAGCCCCTGGCCGGCGTCGTCGCCCTCTCGGCTTACATTCCCGCACCTTCTCTTCTCACCGGAGCCGAGTGCGAGCCCAGTCGTGCCACGCCGCTGTTCGCCGGCCATGGCGCCGAAGACGACATCGTTCCCCTGGCCCTCGGCGCCCAGGCGCGGGATGTGCTGCACGCACGCGGCTACGACCTGAGCTGGCATCTCTACCCCATGGACCACACGGTTTCCGAAGACGAACTGGCGGATGTCGGCGCCTGGCTGGCCGAGCGCTTCCGGCGCACGGCGTGA
- a CDS encoding 50S ribosomal protein L9: protein MQIILLEKVVNLGNLGDIVKVKDGYARNFLIPRRMAKRATPAAKAEFEARRVELEKVAAEKLAAAQGVAEKLAGVTVSVARKAGMDGRLFGSVGNIDIAEGLKAAGFDVDKAAIRLPEGPFKAIGEFPVEVALHTDVLASITVAVVAE, encoded by the coding sequence ATGCAAATCATTCTGCTCGAAAAGGTGGTCAACCTGGGTAACCTGGGGGACATCGTCAAGGTCAAGGACGGCTACGCCCGCAATTTCCTCATTCCCCGCCGCATGGCCAAGCGTGCCACCCCGGCTGCCAAGGCTGAGTTCGAAGCGCGCCGCGTTGAACTCGAGAAAGTGGCTGCCGAGAAGTTGGCCGCCGCCCAGGGCGTCGCCGAGAAGCTTGCCGGCGTCACCGTCAGCGTGGCCCGCAAGGCCGGCATGGACGGCCGCCTGTTCGGTTCCGTCGGCAATATCGATATCGCCGAAGGCCTGAAGGCTGCCGGTTTCGATGTGGACAAAGCGGCCATCCGCCTGCCCGAAGGCCCCTTCAAGGCCATCGGCGAGTTTCCGGTGGAAGTGGCCCTGCACACCGACGTGCTGGCCAGCATCACGGTTGCCGTGGTCGCCGAGTAA
- a CDS encoding transglutaminase domain-containing protein → MKRRHFLAAAVASLVGTETLAAKKKPTAPASRSAKPARKAAARKPAPTPAKPPAPVVHTADEPIIEHPPQGSSASRLPPVKAPEPPEEWRTYEVTTTVQLKRALGPTRLWLPLPLNQDMLFQRTLGHAWKGNPESASLRRLPDGDLEVFYCEWNSGVEPHIRLTTTVTTADRHFDVTKRTVAPEREDILRRNLQASRLIPNDDEAHRLGERIVGRIKDPVAQVKALYDWVIENSIYDPALPGVGGGDIRRQLDARLYGGRSADINGLLVALCRGIGIPARCVYGLRVGPSRLFRSLGLSDDRATTAQHVRAEFYVPGYGWIPVDPSDVRRVIALEGISDRDSKLAALRKILFGVWEMNWIAFNVGSDVPLPGSRGRIPFLVHPQLEDADGSHDGRLPDKVPYTISARRVD, encoded by the coding sequence TTGAAACGTCGCCATTTTCTGGCTGCCGCCGTCGCCTCCCTGGTCGGAACCGAAACCCTGGCGGCCAAAAAGAAGCCCACTGCGCCTGCCTCGCGCTCCGCCAAACCGGCCCGCAAGGCTGCGGCGCGCAAGCCTGCGCCCACCCCTGCAAAGCCGCCCGCCCCGGTCGTTCATACGGCGGACGAACCGATCATCGAGCATCCTCCGCAGGGCTCCTCGGCCAGCCGCCTGCCGCCGGTCAAGGCCCCCGAGCCTCCAGAGGAGTGGAGAACCTACGAAGTCACCACCACGGTGCAATTGAAGCGCGCCCTGGGGCCGACACGCCTGTGGCTCCCCTTGCCGCTCAATCAGGACATGCTCTTTCAGCGCACCCTGGGCCACGCCTGGAAGGGCAACCCGGAATCGGCGAGCCTGCGCCGCCTGCCGGACGGTGACCTTGAAGTGTTCTATTGCGAATGGAACAGCGGCGTCGAGCCGCACATCCGCCTGACCACCACGGTCACCACCGCCGACCGCCATTTCGACGTCACCAAGCGCACCGTCGCCCCCGAGCGTGAGGACATTCTGCGCCGCAACCTGCAAGCGTCGCGCCTGATTCCCAATGACGACGAAGCTCATCGCCTGGGTGAGCGCATCGTCGGCCGCATCAAGGATCCGGTGGCCCAGGTGAAGGCGCTCTACGACTGGGTGATCGAGAACAGCATCTACGACCCCGCCCTGCCCGGCGTCGGGGGTGGCGACATCCGCCGCCAACTCGATGCCCGGCTATACGGTGGACGTTCCGCCGACATCAACGGCCTGCTGGTTGCCCTGTGCCGCGGCATCGGCATCCCGGCCCGTTGCGTCTATGGGCTGCGCGTCGGCCCGTCAAGGCTGTTCCGCAGCCTCGGCCTCAGCGATGACCGGGCAACCACGGCCCAGCACGTGCGGGCCGAGTTCTACGTGCCCGGCTACGGCTGGATTCCGGTGGACCCCAGCGACGTGCGGCGGGTCATCGCCCTGGAAGGCATCTCGGACCGGGACAGCAAGCTCGCCGCCTTGCGCAAGATTCTCTTCGGCGTATGGGAGATGAACTGGATCGCCTTCAACGTGGGCAGCGACGTTCCGCTTCCCGGCAGCCGGGGCAGAATTCCCTTCCTGGTGCACCCGCAACTGGAAGACGCTGACGGCAGCCACGACGGCCGCCTGCCCGACAAGGTTCCCTACACCATCAGCGCCCGCCGCGTGGATTGA
- the priB gene encoding primosomal replication protein N: MNRVELSGRLRERKALRYTPAGIPVSEGVVEHASQQEEAGALRQVACEIAVVALGDPARWLQAVPLGGTVRVTGFLAARSRNGKTPVLHVNTIEILEGNENGTILQEEG, translated from the coding sequence CTGAATCGCGTCGAACTCTCCGGCCGGTTGCGCGAGCGCAAGGCGCTGCGTTATACCCCCGCCGGAATTCCCGTCAGCGAAGGTGTCGTGGAACACGCCTCGCAGCAGGAAGAAGCCGGCGCGCTGCGGCAGGTGGCCTGTGAAATTGCCGTCGTGGCCCTGGGCGATCCTGCCCGCTGGCTCCAGGCGGTACCCCTCGGCGGGACGGTCCGCGTGACCGGATTTCTGGCAGCCCGGAGCCGCAACGGCAAGACTCCCGTGCTCCATGTGAATACGATCGAAATTTTGGAAGGAAACGAAAATGGCACGATTCTTCAAGAAGAAGGATGA